In Carya illinoinensis cultivar Pawnee chromosome 6, C.illinoinensisPawnee_v1, whole genome shotgun sequence, a single genomic region encodes these proteins:
- the LOC122314051 gene encoding selenoprotein K-like isoform X1 — protein sequence MAFVERGVVKSKRSIWRLKTITDFFWAIVNFIGVFFATMFSMEKSDAYRKGSGASKKWDGGGPGGPGGPYGGGPRGPPRGLDNVRGLDSVRGADHGSLPACGSCCG from the exons ATGGCTTTCGTTGAACGCG GTGTTGTGAAATCAAAGCGATCTATATGGCGCCTAAAGACTATCACCGACTTCTTCTGGGCCATTGTTAACTTCATAGGCGTGTTTTTTGCAACTATGTTTTCG ATGGAGAAATCAGATGCTTACAGAAAAGGCTCTGGTGCTAGCAAGAAATGGGATGGTGGTGGCCCTGGAGGTCCCGGAGGACCATATGGTGGTGGGCCACGCGGGCCACCTCGTGGACTAGACAATGTTCGTGGACTTGATAGTGTTAGAGGGGCTGACCATG GTTCTTTACCTGCATGTGGCTCTTGCTGTGGTTAA
- the LOC122314051 gene encoding uncharacterized protein LOC122314051 isoform X2, with product MEKSDAYRKGSGASKKWDGGGPGGPGGPYGGGPRGPPRGLDNVRGLDSVRGADHGSLPACGSCCG from the exons ATGGAGAAATCAGATGCTTACAGAAAAGGCTCTGGTGCTAGCAAGAAATGGGATGGTGGTGGCCCTGGAGGTCCCGGAGGACCATATGGTGGTGGGCCACGCGGGCCACCTCGTGGACTAGACAATGTTCGTGGACTTGATAGTGTTAGAGGGGCTGACCATG GTTCTTTACCTGCATGTGGCTCTTGCTGTGGTTAA
- the LOC122314052 gene encoding protein STABILIZED1: protein MVFITIPNQKTLSLTLDPNATSLHSLKLSIHRHTQIPIHLLRTLFLSHSHPLPPPENDAVVLLSDLRVTPLSTLTLHLPLLGGTQPPNVPPSKPKLEFLNSKPPPNYVAGLGRGATGFTTRSDIGPARAAPDLPDRSAAAIGGPSGVGRGRGKPGDEDADEAEDAEDKGYDENQKFDEFEGNDVGLFASAEYDEDDKEADAVWEAIDKRMDSRRKDRREARLKQEIEKYRASNPKITEQFADLKRKLYTLSTQEWESIPEIGDYSLRNKKKRFESFVPVPDTLLEKARQEQEHVTALDPKSRSAGGTETPWAQTPVTDLTAVGEGRGTVLSLKLDRLSDSVSGQTVVDPKGYLTDLKSMKITSDAEISDIKKARLLLKSVTQTNPKHPPGWIAAARLEEVAGKIQAARQLIKEGCEQCPKSEDVWLEACRLASPEEAKAVIAKGVKSIPSSVKLWLQAAKLENDDVNKKSRVLRKGLEHIPDSVRLWKAVVELANEEDARLLLHRAVECCPLHVELWLALARLETYESAKKVLNRARERLTKEPAIWITAAKLEEANGNTGMVGKIIERGIRALQREGLEIDREAWMKEAEAAERAGSVVTCQAIIANTIGIGVEEEDRKRTWVADAEECKKRGSIETARAIYAHALSVFLTKKSIWLKAAQLEKSHGTRESLDALLRKAVTYRPQAEVLWLMGAKEKWLAGDVPAARAILQEAYAAIPNSEEIWLAAFKLEFENHEPERARMLLAKARERGGTERVWMKSAIVERELGNTDEERRLLDEGLKRFPSFFKLWLMLGQLEERLGHLEKAKEAYELGLKHCSSCIHLWLSLANLEEKMNGLSKARAVLTMARKKNPQNPELWLAAVRAEMRHANKKESDILMAKALQECPNSGILWAASIEMVPRPQRKSKSMDALKKCDHDPHVIAAVAKLFWHDRKVDKARTWLNRAVTLAPDIGDFWALYYKFELQHGSDENQKDVLKRCIAAEPKHGEKWQAISKSVENSHQPTEAILKKVVVALGKEENAAENSRHQFQ, encoded by the coding sequence ATGGTGTTCATCACTATCCCAAACCAGAAAACCCTATCCCTAACCCTAGACCCAAATGCCACCTCCCTCCATTCCCTCAAGCTCTCCATTCACCGCCACACCCAAATTCCCATTCACCTCCTCCGAACCTTGTTTCTCTCCCACAGCCACCCTCTCCCTCCTCCAGAAAACGACGCCGTTGTCCTTCTCTCCGACCTCCGCGTCACTCCTCTCTCCACTCTCACCCTCCATCTTCCTCTCCTTGGTGGCACCCAGCCACCCAACGTCCCACCCTCCAAGCCCAAGCTCGAGTTCCTCAATTCCAAGCCCCCTCCCAACTATGTTGCCGGGTTGGGTCGTGGCGCCACGGGCTTCACCACCCGGTCCGATATCGGTCCTGCCCGTGCCGCCCCAGACCTCCCTGACCGCTCCGCTGCTGCGATCGGTGGTCCCTCCGGGGTCGGTCGAGGCCGAGGGAAGCCCGGAGATGAGGACGCCGATGAAGCAGAAGACGCCGAAGATAAGGGCTACGATGAGAACCAGAAGTTCGACGAGTTCGAAGGAAATGATGTCGGTCTGTTCGCCTCGGCCGAGTATGACGAAGACGACAAGGAAGCCGACGCCGTTTGGGAAGCCATCGACAAGCGAATGGACTCGCGGCGCAAGGACCGGAGAGAGGCACGATTGAAACAGGAGATCGAGAAGTACCGCGCCTCAAACCCGAAAATCACCGAACAGTTCGcggatttgaagagaaaattgtATACGTTATCGACCCAAGAGTGGGAGAGCATCCCAGAAATTGGAGATTATTCCTTGCGAAACAAGAAAAAACGGTTCGAGAGCTTCGTGCCGGTGCCAGACACGCTTCTAGAAAAAGCTCGACAAGAGCAAGAGCATGTCACAGCATTGGACCCCAAGAGCCGATCTGCTGGTGGCACCGAGACGCCGTGGGCGCAAACTCCTGTCACGGATTTGACAGCGGTGGGTGAAGGAAGAGGAACCGTGCTGTCGTTGAAGTTGGATCGGCTCTCGGATTCGGTTTCGGGACAAACCGTTGTCGACCCGAAAGGGTATCTCACTGATTTGAAAAGTATGAAGATTACGAGCGATGCCGAGATTTCGGATATCAAGAAGGCAAGGCTGTTGCTTAAGAGCGTGACTCAAACGAACCCGAAACATCCGCCGGGTTGGATTGCCGCGGCCAGGCTGGAAGAGGTGGCGGGGAAGATTCAGGCGGCGAGGCAGTTGATTAAGGAGGGTTGCGAGCAGTGTCCAAAGAGCGAAGACGtgtggttggaggcctgtaggCTAGCAAGCCCGGAAGAGGCCAAGGCGGTGATCGCGAAAGGAGTTAAGTCCATACCCAGTTCGGTTAAGCTCTGGCTGCAGGCAGCGAAATTGGAGAACGACGATGTGAATAAGAAGAGCAGGGTGTTGAGGAAAGGGTTAGAGCATATACCAGATTCAGTTCGTCTATGGAAGGCGGTTGTGGAGCTCGCGAACGAGGAGGACGCAAGGTTGTTGCTTCATAGGGCGGTGGAATGTTGCCCGTTGCATGTGGAGCTATGGCTGGCGTTGGCGAGGTTGGAAACTTATGAGAGTGCTAAGAAGGTGCTGAATAGGGCGAGGGAGAGACTGACCAAGGAGCCAGCGATCTGGATAACGGCAGCAAAGTTGGAGGAGGCAAATGGGAATACAGGAATGGTGGGGAAGATTATAGAGAGGGGTATAAGGGCATTGCAGAGAGAGGGTTTGGAGATTGACAGGGAGGCTTGGATGAAGGAGGCTGAGGCTGCTGAGCGTGCCGGGTCGGTAGTGACTTGCCAGGCCATTATTGCGAATACAATTGGGATCGGGGTGGAGGAAGAGGATAGAAAGAGGACTTGGGTGGCGGATGCGGAGGAGTGTAAGAAAAGGGGTTCGATTGAGACGGCGAGAGCTATTTATGCTCATGCACTCAGTGTGTTCTTGACAAAGAAGAGCATATGGCTCAAAGCCGCGCAGCTTGAGAAGAGCCATGGGACGAGGGAATCCCTTGATGCTTTACTTCGTAAGGCAGTTACTTACCGTCCTCAGGCTGAGGTTTTGTGGCTTATGGGTGCTAAAGAGAAGTGGCTTGCTGGAGATGTACCTGCGGCGCGGGCAATTCTTCAAGAAGCTTATGCTGCTATTCCCAATTCTGAGGAGATTTGGCTTGCGGCGTTTAAGCTTGAATTTGAGAATCATGAACCTGAGAGAGCTAGAATGCTTCTTGCCAAAGCCCGAGAAAGAGGAGGCACGGAAAGAGTGTGGATGAAATCTGCGATTGTGGAGAGAGAATTGGGGAATACTGATGAAGAGAGGAGGTTATTGGATGAAGGGTTGAAACGCTTCCCTTCGTTCTTCAAATTGTGGCTGATGCTTGGACAGCTAGAGGAGAGGCTGGGTCATTTGGAGAAGGCTAAGGAAGCTTACGAGTTGGGTCTTAAGCATTGCTCTAGTTGCATACACCTCTGGCTTTCTCTTGCTAATCTGGAAGAAAAGATGAATGGGCTGAGTAAAGCTAGAGCGGTCCTCACCATGGCCAGGAAGAAGAATCCCCAGAACCCTGAACTCTGGCTTGCTGCAGTTCGAGCTGAAATGAGGCATGCCAATAAGAAGGAATCTGATATCTTGATGGCCAAGGCATTGCAGGAGTGTCCCAATAGTGGTATTTTGTGGGCAGCATCGATTGAAATGGTTCCTCGTCCCCAACGTAAATCCAAGAGTATGGATGCTCTCAAAAAATGTGATCATGATCCCCATGTCATTGCAGCTGTGGCGAAGTTATTTTGGCATGACAGGAAGGTAGATAAAGCTAGGACGTGGCTCAACAGGGCTGTGACACTTGCCCCGGATATCGGAGATTTCTGGGCATTATACTACAAATTTGAACTTCAGCATGGGAGTGACGAGAATCAGAAGGATGTGCTGAAGAGATGCATTGCTGCAGAACCAAAACATGGCGAGAAGTGGCAAGCAATTTCGAAGTCTGTGGAGAATTCACACCAACCGACTGAAGCCATCTTGAAGAAAGTAGTGGTTGCACTGGGGAAGGAAGAGAACGCAGCTGAGAATAGTAGACACCAATTCCAGTAA